A genomic window from Lutra lutra chromosome 17, mLutLut1.2, whole genome shotgun sequence includes:
- the APOC4 gene encoding apolipoprotein C-IV yields MLPPGLRPQALPSFCFCVLVLTCVVARQQAVPTESPSPQPGLASGSWSLLPDKVKVLVTRTREKWQWFWGLDAFQGFVKTYYNDHLKDLSVRSQAWLHSSKDSLLNRAHSLCPRLLCGDGN; encoded by the exons ATGTTGCCTCCTGGACtcaggccccaggccctgccctccttctgcttctgtgttCTGGTCCTGACCTGTGTTGTGG CCCGCCAGCAAGCCGTGCCCACAGAATCCCCAAGCCCCCAACCGGGGTTAGCGAGTGGTTCTTGGAGCCTGCTGCCTGACAAGGTGAAGGTGCTGGTGACCAGGACCAGAGAGAAGTGGCAGTGGTTCTG GGGACTGGATGCCTTCCAGGGCTTTGTGAAGACCTACTACAATGACCACCTGAAGGACCTGAGCGTCCGCTCCCAGGCCTGGCTCCACAGCTCCAAAGACAGCCTTCTGAACCGGGCCCACAGCCTGTGCCCCCGGCTTCTCTGTGGGGACGGGAACTAG
- the APOC2 gene encoding apolipoprotein C-II gives MGTRYLLVLVLVLLVLGCEVRGAHIPQQDEAASPALLAQLQESLYSYWGTARSAAQELYEKTYLTTMDEKIRDLYTKSTAAMSTYAGIFSDQLLSMLKGDQ, from the exons ATGGGCACCCGATACCTCCTGGTTCTGGTTCTTGTCCTCCTGGTCTTGGGATGTG AGGTCAGGGGGGCCCACATACCCCAGCAAGATGAAGCcgccagccctgccctgctcGCTCAGTTACAAGAATCACTCTATAGCTACTGGGGGACAGCCAGATCGGCCGCCCAGGAGCTGTACGAGAAGACATACCTGACCACCATGGATGAGAAAATCAG GGACCTATACACCAAAAGCACAGCAGCTATGAGCACTTACGCAGGGATTTTCAGTGACCAGTTACTTTCTATGCTGAAGGGAGACCAGTAG